The sequence below is a genomic window from Uranotaenia lowii strain MFRU-FL chromosome 2, ASM2978415v1, whole genome shotgun sequence.
TCGAACGTATCCCAATCGATAACATCAATGAACGGACACACACAGGTCCTATAATCTTCAGCGATCGGATCCAACAACGGTGGCAGCCAATTTACACTCGCTTCCGTGTGGGAGTCCAAAAAGATCAAGACATCAGCCGTGGCCACCTTTGCACCAGCCAAACGAGCCGTTATCAACCCAGACCGTTCAGGCAAATGAATCACTCTTACTTTAGGCATATTCTCTGCTACATATTGGTCCAACTGGTCCTTCAAAAACTCTTTTGTACTACAATCATCAACCAAAATAATTTCACTTATCAATTCCGGCGGCGATCTGAGCAGTACACTCGAAGCCGTCCTCAGCAACGTGCTCCAGTGTTCGTTATAGAATGGAACCACCACGCTCACCGTAGGCAACTCGgttaaatactttttcttccTACAATCCTTGTGCCGAATATCGGGCAGCGATCGATTCAGCGAAATCAAATCACTTAGCACAGCATTGAAACCATTCTTCTTGAACAGCTTATCCTTCATGGCTAGATCTTTCTTCTCCAAATGTGCAGATTTTCCGTGTTCCCCAACGCCGCTCCGTTTAGCTTCTTCCTCTATCAACCGATAGTCGTGCCAATCGATCCGCTTCCGGTACACATTTTTAGCTGGCCCGTTGAAAAACGAGCCTTGCTTTTTGTGGGGTTGCTGCCTCTGAGCCAGCGACTCCGGCTGATGGTCCCCGTTCAGATGGTTTTGACTGTCTACCACACTGAACGAACGCACGATCAGAATGATGAACAGCAGCACGAAGCCACCAACCAATGCGTACTTCAGTAGGACACGTGTGTTGCGACGCATTCTGAGCCTCGGTTCTTATCGTTGGTTGGGCATTCAAACTCTTAACggtttctggaaaaaaaagggAACAAAGTTAGAAATTTTCGATGAAGAGATCCTAAATAGATACTGAGTAAAAGATACTAGCGatcatacatttaaaaaaaactataggaaTAAACTTGATTTAAGTGCACCACGAAACACTTCAAAGCATTTGTTGGTCTAACTCCACTATAGTGACCATCCGCAGCACGGTTATGCCTGAGCTCGTTCAATGTATTATCCATGGACTGTAAACATTGCTAAAGTATGAGCGCATACACGtgaaaaattcagtaaaaaattTCGCTTATTTCTTTTACGTAGAAATGAATTTCGCGTCACGAGAATAATTTCTATAAAAGacattgttattttaaaaaaaatgcatcctAGCACCAAGTAATCAAGTAAGTCCCAAGTGAGTCCTACTTAATTGCATTTGAAATTCCATACGGGTGCTTTCGAAACGCTATCCTGACTACAagcatacaaaataaaaaaaaacctacattcAGAAAGCTACCCTCGGATAAACAAATTGGATCACTAGTTTTGTCTATAGTTTCAGCGCCCATTAACATTTCCCATTTAGATTGGGTTGTTCAAAAGTTACACTTTCCTATTAACCATCATCGATTACTATCTGTTCACCGCGGACGCGGGGTGGGCGacgacaaacaaaaacaaacaagaatCACGATAAGACATCAGCGTATACGATTGCTTCATTTCAGCTTTGCCAAATATTGACACAGATGAACGCGCTTGGCTTATTTAAAACTTGCTAAATTTCAATAGCGTCAAACTTTTACCTTCTAATTCGGCTGTCTGCAGCAAATCCAGCCAGTTGAAATGATGGTTGGCTCCCACTGCGCCTATCTTTTGCACCCAACTATGAAGTACCCAACAGTGTCGTCCGTCAGGCTCGTCGCGCTAGACAAAATAGATGAGGTGGCACACTTTTTTCCTTCACCTCGCGATATCTCGATATGCTGCCATGCAATCACCAATGTTCTGCTACTCGTACCTAGTATGACTTCTCTGATGTTATGATGGCAGACAGCAGATGCATCTGCAATTCACTTCTGCTCATCAGCGACGGAGCATAATAAAGTGTTTAAAGATTTCCTTATTCTCTCGCTGTTCCAACCGATGCTTGTATGGTAGCCTAAAATGGAAAGCAAACAAATATACGAGGGGAACACAGTGACAAGCTTATGATgaattgaatcaaataaaaaaaaaacctagtgcAAAACAGTTAAGGAATGATGTACGCTCTTCGCTCAGCAATCACCGACCATTATGCTGATTATAGCGTATCATACTCACCAGTTTAATTCCGATTTGTTTGATGAGGCACACGAAAATCACCAACCGCAACAAGTGGGACAAAATTATCTGATTTTGACAATGGACAATTTGATATTCAGAACAGGTCACAGACGACAGCAAAGCATGCAAATCTGGCGAAAAACAAGGCCTCACGGACAGGTTATTTTTCGACGTGACAAGCAGCAGGTTGACAATCTGCTCGCGGTACCTCTGCGTATTTATTGACGTGGGAAAAAGCACTAGCGATGTTCGGTTTGCTGCTGCTGTGCGGTTTATAGTGTCATCAGATTCTAACTGTCAACCAGTGCCTTCGCAAGCAGGCAGCAAATCTGGCTGCCAGAGATCCGAAATATTAACACCACGACTGACGAGAACTACAACGATATCGTGCCGACACACAAATACTTAAGGCCTAAACCCTAAAATCCGGCTTCATGAAATACAATTTGTATTGTTGAATGAAAAGGTGCCCATTACAATAAACTGCTGTGGCCTTTGCAAGTTCATTGAAAACCAATTTAACGCCCTTCTTATCAACAAGCGACTACCGTGGCAAAACTGTTAAGTTAAACATGTTTACTATAAAATAGTATTTTCATTCATCAATTGTTTTTGGTGTTTTCCTTCATCCATGTACCTCCTCATATTTCTGCCTTCAACCACACTACTACCTAGGGatgttcgaaaattttttttttaatgatttctctGATCTACTCTGTTTGACGTACGGACTAGTATTTTTGGTATGTGGATAAAATTTTACAGCTTAGCCAAACAATTTTCCCACCTTGGTCCAAAAAGATTTTGAGACAATCTGTGGTTCTGTAAATGATCTTTGATTCAGATACTATGCTGATGTGTATAGCTTAATGAGCCTATAGGGTGATAACCCTAACCCTAACTCTAAACTAATGACCCTAACATTCAAACAAACCGCGGAATAAGTGCTGATCAatagcaaaaaattgaaattaatcctGAAAATTTATCCAATTATATGAGGTACTATGTTTTCTTATGTTATTATAGCTTTactgataagttttaaaaaactgaATATATTTAGTTCGACCGTttcatttgaataataaatCCTATTATCAAATTTCCTAACaactaagttttttttgactAAGTTGTTCGATAAAATAAAGATGCGATTTCAACCATAGTCAAATACCAGAATAAACATTTGCATCTGTTTTCTCAACAGTGAAAAGTAAACTTTTGCGGACTTGTCAACCAATAGTCAATTGAAATGTTTGTCGCATGTTATCGATTCATTTGAAGAAAGAAATACAATTACTTCAAACATCTCCCATGTTCAATACTAGGCACCAATCTACACGGCATTTTCTTTTCGTCGTCCTAACCAAATAAACGACAGACGAGAGTTGCAATTCAGCAGGtcttattgctatttttggtaAGCTTCTTCACCAATGCCCGCACCGACTTTTCCCGTTTCATCGCATTCTCAATGCATTGATCCAGCAGATTTTGTTCCAGCGGATCGCCGCCACTCTTTTGAATGTAGCTTAACGTCGAATCACAGATACTGATGGTGATGGTTGAGGTGGCTAGAGATTCCTCCTCGGCCGTCGGATCGGCAATAATCTGCCCATTGAATACGGCGAACGATGTGGTTACCGGAATAGAGCTCACTTTCAACGGAATCCTTTCCTCATCCTCTAAAATCTCCCGCTCATCCGTATCGGGATTGTATTTGATTTGTGGCAGCTTTAGCGTGTGCAAAGCTGCCACCAGAGCAATGACCGAGGCATCGAAGACACATCCATCATGATCCAGACAAACCAAATCACAAAACAGTGCCCAAACCAGTTTCTCCTTCGATATGCAAAGGTCCTTCAAATTTACACAACCCGAATTGAGAATAGAATCCGCGAGCGAGCAGCTGTACACCTGGGCTTCCTCGCTCGGCGGTCCGGGACGATATTTGGGAGAAGCCAGAGGGGATATTTCTATATTTGGAACCAGGAAGCCCATTTCCGGTTCAAGGGCTTTCGGTGGAGCAAGTTCGGCCTTGATCCCACAAACCACGGTCGTGTTACCGATTTTCACAATAGCTGAACCATCAGCGGAGTGGATGGAACCGAAATTAATGGCTAGTGGCCTGAGGTCCGCAATTTCCCGCCCATCCGGTCGAATGTTGTGCTCCAAATAATCTCGGTAGTATTTCACCGGATGGATTTTTCTGTAACAATTATTGATTATTAATAATctagtaaaaaacaaaaactatactTACTTGTAGGTTTTAAGGTCCATAGTCgttttttaatagaattttgatttaaatttgcatttcttcttcttcttcttgttcTGTTGTTGATTGCGACATGTCGTTTTCAATCAACGGTGGGATGGGACCGGTGTCGATGACCATATGCCCAGCATGACGTAATACCAGCTTATCGCCTCGCAGTCGGGCGAAATCATCTGGTTTATAGCGTTTATAATTCTGACTTAATCTCTTTTAGGAAATTTGTCACCTCTTTGTAGATTGAAAGATCTTGTGTTTTGAATAGGTCGATCAGTGTTGGGAATTTGGAGTTGAACGTATATTTTGCTCTTGCTGTGTTGAACTTGTTGCAGGACATAATCGTATGTTCTGCGGTTTCAGGAGTGTTGCACAAGTCGCAGTCTGCATCATCAGCAATTTTCCATTTTGCCAGCCAGTATTTAGAATAGCTGTGTCCTGACATTATACGGTTTAGAGTGCGTATCTCCCAGTTGGtgagttgtttatttttgtaccATGGAAGCTCCTCGAAACTGTTTTGAATCGCTTGAAAATACTTTCCAGGTTCTCCTTCTTTCTTTGCATAGTCAACGTACCATATCTTGGTAGAATTAAGCTTTCGTCTACTAAACAGATTCATGGCATCCTTCATAAAGACACCGTTGTTGTATAACATTGTCGAGTTGGTACCGATCTTAGCTAAATCATCCGCGATGTCATTTCCGCCTAGTGATATATGACTAGGTATCCACTGTATTGTGGTTCCTAGTTTGTAAGCAGTATTAATTATCTGTTGTACTATTTGGTTTCTCGAATTGCTTTTTAGGGTGGACCTAATAATTTGGCATGCCGAAAGTGAGTCGGTGTATATCACCCCATTGAAGATGGAGTCAGCATCTAGATGTTCCAGCGCGACATGTATTGCAAAGATCTCTGCGGTAGTGATGCATGTTTCGGTTTCCaactttaaacaaattcttttattGTACTTCGG
It includes:
- the LOC129747880 gene encoding exosome complex component RRP43-like, with protein sequence MDLKTYKKIHPVKYYRDYLEHNIRPDGREIADLRPLAINFGSIHSADGSAIVKIGNTTVVCGIKAELAPPKALEPEMGFLVPNIEISPLASPKYRPGPPSEEAQVYSCSLADSILNSGCVNLKDLCISKEKLVWALFCDLVCLDHDGCVFDASVIALVAALHTLKLPQIKYNPDTDEREILEDEERIPLKVSSIPVTTSFAVFNGQIIADPTAEEESLATSTITISICDSTLSYIQKSGGDPLEQNLLDQCIENAMKREKSVRALVKKLTKNSNKTC